The following coding sequences lie in one Oceanicola sp. 502str15 genomic window:
- a CDS encoding c-type cytochrome, with product MTTLAALTLLGLVGGAAVVGFGLYNTSARQGHWPGVGAVLHTTFKQSVRLRAPAEKEVPEDVAAADRIALGALHYQTACAFCHAVPGTPRSATALSMNPQPPHISEAVEAWEPRHMFWIVREGVKMTGMPGWPAGAHDDEIWSVVAYLNAVKTMTPEDQAALTGDRLGRTGCTACHGEGGRSTNSFVPRLDILTSEEIVAALSHYSTGRRPSGMMQEVVSRLDDEDIADLGREFGAAERPSVTLLPGSDEPGMELSTRGTASVPACTACHGPGRQSGAAPAPAIAGQSRDYIATQLRLWRNGKRYGGPRAELMSKSARALTDGDIEALADWFSSLDQASTN from the coding sequence TTGACAACCCTCGCCGCGCTGACGTTGCTCGGCCTCGTCGGCGGGGCAGCCGTGGTTGGCTTCGGACTTTACAACACCTCCGCGCGGCAGGGGCACTGGCCGGGGGTGGGAGCGGTGCTGCACACCACCTTCAAGCAGTCCGTTCGCCTTCGCGCCCCGGCGGAAAAGGAGGTACCCGAGGATGTCGCCGCCGCCGACCGTATCGCCCTCGGCGCCCTGCACTATCAAACGGCCTGCGCTTTCTGTCATGCTGTGCCAGGCACTCCGCGCAGTGCCACTGCCCTGTCGATGAACCCACAACCCCCGCACATCTCGGAGGCGGTAGAGGCTTGGGAGCCTCGTCACATGTTCTGGATCGTACGCGAAGGCGTGAAGATGACAGGCATGCCCGGGTGGCCCGCTGGCGCCCATGACGATGAAATCTGGTCCGTGGTCGCCTACCTCAACGCAGTCAAGACCATGACACCGGAGGACCAGGCGGCGCTGACCGGAGATCGCCTCGGCCGCACCGGATGCACAGCCTGTCATGGCGAGGGCGGGCGAAGCACCAACAGCTTCGTGCCACGGCTCGACATCCTGACCAGCGAGGAGATCGTGGCTGCCCTGTCTCATTACAGTACAGGCAGACGCCCCAGCGGGATGATGCAGGAGGTCGTCTCGCGTCTGGATGACGAGGACATTGCCGATCTGGGGCGCGAATTCGGCGCGGCGGAGCGCCCCTCTGTGACCCTCTTGCCCGGCTCGGACGAGCCCGGCATGGAGCTTTCCACGCGCGGGACCGCCTCGGTGCCGGCTTGCACCGCGTGTCACGGCCCCGGTCGCCAGTCCGGCGCCGCCCCTGCCCCGGCCATTGCGGGCCAGTCACGGGACTATATCGCGACCCAGCTGCGGCTTTGGCGGAACGGAAAACGCTATGGCGGGCCACGGGCGGAACTGATGAGCAAATCCGCGCGCGCGCTCACCGATGGCGATATCGAGGCCCTCGCCGATTGGTTCTCGTCACTGGATCAGGCGTCCACGAACTAG
- a CDS encoding DUF421 domain-containing protein — MEPAQTWLSEPDRLLHIAASCLVFYVYVVALTRISGKRTTGNMNNFDWIITVAIGSVMASGILLRNVSMLDALVAVSALAALQWLTTWAALRSRRFARLVKPEPRVLLENGRFLPREMAMERVTEDELSAAMRRAGLRDRQFAAWIVMETNGQLSVIPTTNEGDPPRGLLSDVAARRQ, encoded by the coding sequence ATGGAACCCGCACAAACATGGCTATCCGAACCGGACCGGCTGCTGCACATCGCTGCATCCTGCCTGGTCTTCTATGTCTATGTCGTGGCGCTGACCCGCATCAGTGGGAAGCGGACCACGGGCAACATGAACAACTTCGACTGGATCATCACCGTGGCCATCGGCTCGGTCATGGCCTCGGGCATTCTGCTGAGAAACGTCTCGATGCTGGATGCACTCGTTGCCGTTTCCGCGCTGGCGGCGCTTCAGTGGCTCACGACCTGGGCCGCGCTGCGCTCGCGCCGGTTTGCGCGTCTGGTCAAGCCGGAGCCCCGGGTGCTGCTGGAGAACGGCCGGTTCCTTCCCCGAGAGATGGCCATGGAGCGCGTGACCGAGGACGAGTTGAGCGCCGCCATGCGCAGGGCCGGCCTTCGGGACCGGCAGTTCGCGGCGTGGATCGTGATGGAAACGAACGGACAGCTCTCGGTCATCCCCACTACGAATGAAGGCGACCCTCCGCGGGGACTGCTCTCGGACGTCGCGGCAAGACGCCAATAA
- a CDS encoding Crp/Fnr family transcriptional regulator — protein MSSEEQLPGESLEVEDGADISGVFSTPAALDARYRCGMSRHIGPALWERLDRACTEIRTLEPRTTFSKAGERLRHSALLLEGLMVRYVVSNRGPQPNRQMVSIQVPGDFVDLHALPLKRLDHDVTTLTRAQIALFPHDALEEIIAADPEHARTLWKLTMIDASIHRHWIYRGGTLRAMAAMADFLCEMDTRLSACGLVDQGNVPLPLLHSDLSEICGISNVHVSRVARDLRDAGLSTVRDGVAQIHDRPALKKLAGFDPGYLYLPPDGGAPH, from the coding sequence ATGTCGAGTGAAGAACAATTGCCGGGAGAATCTCTGGAGGTGGAAGACGGTGCGGACATTTCGGGCGTTTTCTCGACCCCCGCCGCCCTGGACGCACGCTACCGGTGCGGCATGTCGCGCCACATCGGCCCTGCCTTGTGGGAGCGACTTGATCGAGCCTGCACCGAGATAAGGACCCTAGAACCGCGAACGACGTTCTCCAAGGCGGGCGAAAGGCTGCGCCACAGTGCTCTTCTGCTCGAGGGATTGATGGTGCGCTATGTCGTGAGCAATCGAGGGCCCCAGCCCAACCGTCAGATGGTGTCCATCCAGGTGCCGGGAGACTTCGTCGATCTTCACGCGCTGCCGCTCAAGCGCCTCGATCACGACGTCACCACCCTGACGCGGGCCCAGATTGCCCTGTTTCCGCATGACGCGCTCGAAGAGATCATCGCAGCCGATCCCGAGCATGCCCGAACGCTCTGGAAGCTCACGATGATCGATGCTTCGATCCATCGCCATTGGATCTACCGCGGAGGCACCTTGCGGGCGATGGCGGCAATGGCGGACTTTCTCTGCGAGATGGACACACGATTGAGCGCCTGCGGCCTGGTAGACCAAGGCAACGTGCCGTTGCCCCTGCTCCACTCGGACCTGTCGGAGATCTGCGGCATCTCCAACGTGCATGTCAGTCGTGTTGCCAGGGATCTGCGTGACGCCGGGCTCAGCACAGTGCGCGACGGCGTGGCGCAAATCCACGACCGTCCCGCCCTGAAGAAACTCGCTGGCTTCGATCCGGGCTATCTCTATCTGCCACCTGACGGCGGCGCGCCACACTGA
- a CDS encoding class I SAM-dependent methyltransferase produces MTRDAASFDRLYAEQGDPWNYETSAYEAEKYRRCLALLPRTNYRAALEVGCSIGVMSALIAARCDSLLGIDFAPAAVARARGRGIANARFETGTIPRDWPPGSWDLIVLSEVLYYLSRPAFEQTVSCVLNALAPGGACLVAGYAGDTETQLGASETQAELLEAVAATRPDHLIQRDSTSHWSAAAFQCGAPPSGGR; encoded by the coding sequence ATGACCCGCGACGCTGCCTCTTTCGACCGTCTCTACGCGGAGCAGGGAGATCCCTGGAACTACGAGACCAGCGCCTACGAGGCAGAGAAATATCGCCGCTGCCTGGCGCTCCTGCCTCGCACCAACTACAGAGCGGCGCTCGAGGTGGGCTGTTCGATCGGGGTGATGAGTGCGCTGATCGCCGCGCGCTGCGACAGCCTGCTCGGGATCGACTTTGCCCCCGCCGCCGTCGCGCGGGCCCGGGGCCGGGGGATCGCCAACGCGCGTTTCGAGACGGGGACGATCCCGCGCGACTGGCCGCCGGGCTCCTGGGACCTCATCGTGCTCTCCGAGGTGCTCTACTATCTCTCGCGCCCCGCATTCGAGCAGACGGTCTCCTGCGTGCTCAACGCACTCGCGCCGGGCGGGGCCTGCCTGGTCGCGGGCTACGCCGGGGATACCGAGACCCAGCTCGGCGCGTCTGAGACACAGGCAGAGCTCCTCGAGGCCGTCGCCGCAACGCGACCCGATCATCTGATCCAGCGGGACTCGACCTCGCACTGGAGCGCGGCGGCATTTCAGTGTGGCGCGCCGCCGTCAGGTGGCAGATAG
- a CDS encoding PIG-L deacetylase family protein, whose protein sequence is MSPAFTPVVAAAAAAPPIALGELTGTGDVLMLAPHPDDETLAAGAALAATWRSGRRAHVAVVTDGSRSHPNSARYPAASLAALRRREVTRAVRLLSGNSARPIWLGYPDLAAPEDPAAFAAVAARLGQILPDVSAIWSTWWGDPHPDHQRTWALACYLAARRPGCRLYACPVWGRVQGPAAAARFSGLRRFRSAPLRALKARALAAHASQMTPLIDDDPTGFTMATDLAEHFVDTDEIFIPA, encoded by the coding sequence ATGAGCCCGGCATTCACCCCCGTGGTGGCCGCCGCCGCCGCCGCGCCGCCGATCGCCTTGGGTGAGCTGACCGGCACCGGCGATGTGCTGATGCTCGCACCTCACCCCGATGACGAAACGCTCGCTGCCGGAGCCGCTCTGGCAGCGACCTGGCGCAGCGGGCGGCGCGCGCATGTGGCGGTGGTCACAGACGGCAGCCGCTCGCACCCGAACTCCGCGCGTTACCCCGCCGCCTCCCTTGCGGCACTGCGCCGCCGCGAGGTGACCCGCGCGGTGCGCCTGCTTTCGGGAAACAGCGCCCGCCCGATCTGGCTGGGCTACCCCGACCTCGCCGCGCCCGAGGACCCCGCTGCCTTTGCCGCGGTGGCGGCCCGGCTGGGCCAAATCCTGCCGGATGTCAGCGCGATCTGGTCCACTTGGTGGGGTGACCCGCATCCCGACCATCAACGGACCTGGGCCCTGGCCTGTTACCTGGCCGCCCGGCGACCGGGCTGCCGACTTTATGCCTGCCCGGTCTGGGGGCGGGTGCAGGGGCCCGCCGCGGCGGCGCGCTTCTCCGGACTGCGCCGGTTTCGCTCCGCGCCCCTGCGAGCACTGAAGGCCCGTGCCCTTGCCGCGCATGCCTCGCAGATGACACCGCTGATCGACGACGACCCGACCGGCTTCACCATGGCGACCGATCTTGCCGAGCATTTCGTCGACACCGACGAAATCTTCATTCCCGCATGA
- a CDS encoding acyl-CoA dehydrogenase family protein — protein sequence MRTAAPNTRVCDTEEAVLREIAAHAAEADAGVRDLSADMGLLGRHGLLDRLVSTAADPRDSVTLLRRIGRASLSVGRLAEGHMNALRLVQLYGSDSQCRRVWAAARAGTIHGVWGADGSPGVTLAMRIGRRGRLAGQKRFCSGLGVVGAVVLTARTDQGTQLVLADSGDPHRADASAWQVSGMRATASGSYDFDGVEAETLGSPGDYEREPHFQGGVWRYAALHVGGLEALAEAVRAGVADRGDAASEAQLHRVARIATLAHGARLLVEDAARQVEAPGAREAAVALSLAAREAVEQACLDGIAIADRALGTRAFAEPSLPDRVRRDLSFFLRQADLDGKLTQVGRSLCSADRPVGEVWGS from the coding sequence ATGAGGACCGCCGCGCCGAACACCCGCGTGTGCGACACGGAGGAGGCCGTGCTGCGGGAGATTGCCGCCCATGCCGCCGAGGCCGACGCCGGGGTGCGCGACCTGTCGGCCGACATGGGCCTGCTTGGACGGCACGGCCTGCTCGACAGGCTGGTGAGCACCGCCGCAGACCCTCGGGACAGCGTCACCCTTCTGCGCCGCATTGGCCGGGCCAGCCTGTCGGTCGGCCGATTGGCGGAGGGCCACATGAACGCGCTGCGGCTGGTCCAGCTCTATGGCTCCGACAGCCAGTGCCGACGCGTTTGGGCCGCCGCGCGCGCAGGCACGATCCATGGCGTCTGGGGGGCGGACGGCAGCCCTGGCGTCACCCTGGCAATGCGCATCGGGCGCAGGGGGCGGCTCGCGGGGCAAAAGCGCTTCTGTTCGGGCTTGGGTGTCGTGGGTGCCGTGGTGCTGACCGCACGCACCGATCAGGGGACACAGCTCGTGTTGGCGGACTCCGGCGACCCGCACCGCGCCGATGCCTCCGCCTGGCAAGTCAGCGGCATGCGCGCCACTGCTTCGGGCAGCTACGACTTCGATGGGGTGGAGGCGGAGACCCTGGGCTCACCGGGAGACTACGAGCGTGAGCCGCATTTTCAGGGTGGGGTCTGGCGGTATGCCGCGCTCCATGTGGGTGGGCTTGAGGCCCTGGCCGAGGCGGTGCGCGCCGGGGTGGCCGACCGGGGTGATGCGGCCAGCGAGGCCCAGCTGCACCGGGTTGCCCGGATCGCGACGCTGGCGCACGGCGCGCGCCTGCTGGTCGAGGATGCCGCCCGGCAGGTCGAGGCACCGGGGGCACGGGAGGCTGCCGTGGCCCTGAGCCTCGCCGCGCGCGAGGCCGTGGAACAAGCCTGCCTCGACGGGATCGCCATCGCGGATCGGGCGCTGGGCACGCGCGCCTTCGCCGAACCGAGCCTGCCGGACCGCGTGCGCCGCGACCTGTCTTTCTTCCTCCGCCAGGCCGACCTCGACGGCAAGCTCACCCAGGTGGGACGGAGCCTCTGCTCCGCCGACCGTCCGGTGGGCGAGGTCTGGGGCTCATGA
- a CDS encoding glycosyltransferase family 2 protein, producing the protein MSLRDVHRREFGPQGAWPLVITVPARNEEERLPACLDAAARSLRGRGAIVVAVNGSQDATRAVAEDWFRRSGLSGAVLDEPNPPEAGGVGRARRVAIASCAARLAPDAVVMTTDADTCVAGDWVDANLTELEHADLVCGTVLPDPEEAARLPSVIGRNGAPEGEYMALTLAVRHLLDPVPHDPAPTHINPAGASLAFRMALYDALGGFEERSMGEDRAFAALAEARDWRVRHSSRAQVTTSCRLSGRTEGGMAGALRARILEADPLVDEVLEPAATTILRARMRGTLRRRWIGSGFGAAWAALETGTAELRRERMRLSQLRLELPRLQRELARLAPTRSQVSA; encoded by the coding sequence ATGAGCTTGCGGGATGTTCACCGACGGGAGTTCGGGCCGCAGGGTGCTTGGCCGCTGGTCATCACCGTTCCGGCCCGCAACGAGGAGGAGCGGCTGCCTGCCTGCCTCGATGCGGCCGCGCGGTCGCTTCGGGGGCGTGGCGCCATCGTCGTGGCGGTCAACGGCTCGCAGGACGCGACCCGCGCCGTCGCCGAGGACTGGTTCCGGCGCTCCGGCCTATCCGGCGCGGTGCTCGACGAGCCGAACCCGCCGGAAGCCGGTGGAGTCGGTCGGGCGCGGAGGGTGGCGATTGCATCCTGCGCGGCCCGTCTGGCGCCCGATGCGGTGGTGATGACGACCGATGCCGACACCTGCGTGGCCGGGGACTGGGTGGACGCCAACCTGACCGAACTAGAGCACGCCGACCTCGTCTGCGGCACCGTGTTGCCCGACCCGGAGGAGGCCGCCCGCCTGCCTTCGGTGATCGGGCGCAACGGCGCGCCGGAGGGCGAGTACATGGCCCTGACCCTCGCCGTCCGACACCTGCTCGACCCGGTGCCGCACGACCCGGCGCCGACCCATATCAACCCGGCTGGCGCAAGCCTGGCCTTTCGAATGGCGCTTTACGACGCGCTGGGCGGCTTCGAGGAGCGATCGATGGGCGAGGACCGCGCGTTTGCGGCCCTCGCCGAGGCCCGCGACTGGCGGGTGCGCCACTCGTCCCGTGCCCAGGTCACCACCTCCTGCCGGCTTTCGGGCCGCACGGAGGGGGGCATGGCCGGGGCCCTGCGCGCCCGGATCCTGGAGGCCGACCCGCTGGTGGATGAGGTGCTCGAACCCGCCGCCACCACGATCCTGCGCGCGCGGATGCGCGGCACCCTACGCCGCCGGTGGATCGGCTCGGGCTTCGGCGCGGCCTGGGCGGCGCTGGAGACCGGCACAGCGGAACTGCGACGCGAGCGGATGCGCCTGTCGCAGCTGCGTCTCGAACTCCCGCGGCTACAGCGTGAACTTGCGCGCCTCGCGCCGACCCGGTCGCAGGTGTCGGCATGA
- a CDS encoding catalase, translated as MAKDLDTDHTGSGGETHQVAGDQRDTMTTQVGMPIADDQNSLKVGDRGPHLLEDQIFREKLFHFDHERIPERVVHARGYGAHGTFELTDDLSDLTRAKVLTEVGEKTEVFVRFSTVAGNKGSADLARDVRGFAVKFYTKEGNWDLVGNNIPVFFIQDAIKFPDLVHAAKQEPDRAFPQAQTAHDNFWDFISLMPESMHMVMWIMSDRTIPRSFRFMEGFGVHTFRLVNAEGKASFVKFHWKPRLGVQSVLWDEAVKINGADPDFHRRDLWQAIQAGDYPQWDLGVQVFDDDFAESFDFDVLDATKLIPEEQVPVRIVGTMTLDRMPDNFFAETEQVAFQTGNIVPGIDHSNDPLLQGRNFSYLDTQLKRLGSPNFNHIPINAPRCPFAHFQQDGHMAMHNPRGRANYEPNSHGLGPRENPERGFRSYEAEEGVAKRRVRSESFADHYSQARQFYLSQTPVEQDHIADALVFELSKVETVAIRERMVSHLPNIDAELAAKVADGLGMEVPDAATPARPVVETEPSPALSILANPPETLKGRKLGLLLTDGIDGKSVDEFRAAAQEAGAMVEIIAEKVGGITTNRGRTIAADQKLDGAPSVLYDAVAVLASDEGAEKLAGMHAARSFLADAHAHLKFIGLSGAALKAFWPKAVVAEPDDGVIALDEADGASSFMEACKALRFWDRRP; from the coding sequence ATGGCAAAAGACCTCGACACCGACCACACCGGCTCCGGCGGCGAAACCCACCAGGTCGCAGGTGATCAGCGCGACACGATGACCACCCAAGTCGGCATGCCCATCGCCGACGATCAGAACTCGCTGAAGGTCGGCGACCGCGGGCCGCATCTTCTGGAAGACCAGATCTTCCGCGAGAAGCTCTTTCACTTCGATCATGAGCGCATCCCGGAGCGGGTGGTGCATGCGCGCGGCTACGGCGCCCATGGCACCTTCGAGCTGACAGACGACCTCTCGGACCTCACCCGTGCGAAGGTGCTGACCGAGGTGGGCGAGAAGACCGAGGTCTTCGTTCGCTTCTCCACCGTCGCGGGCAACAAGGGCTCTGCCGACCTGGCGCGCGACGTCCGCGGCTTTGCGGTGAAGTTCTACACCAAGGAGGGCAACTGGGATCTCGTGGGCAACAACATCCCGGTGTTCTTCATTCAGGACGCCATCAAGTTTCCCGACCTGGTCCATGCGGCCAAGCAGGAGCCCGACCGCGCCTTTCCGCAGGCGCAGACGGCGCATGACAATTTCTGGGATTTCATCTCGCTGATGCCCGAGTCGATGCACATGGTGATGTGGATCATGTCCGACCGCACCATTCCGCGCTCCTTCCGTTTCATGGAAGGCTTCGGCGTGCATACCTTCCGGCTCGTGAACGCAGAGGGAAAGGCGAGCTTCGTCAAGTTCCACTGGAAGCCGCGGCTCGGCGTGCAATCAGTGCTCTGGGACGAGGCGGTCAAGATCAACGGGGCGGACCCGGACTTTCACCGCCGCGACCTCTGGCAGGCGATCCAGGCGGGGGACTATCCGCAGTGGGACCTGGGTGTGCAGGTCTTTGATGACGATTTCGCCGAGAGCTTCGATTTCGACGTGCTCGACGCCACCAAGCTGATCCCCGAAGAGCAGGTGCCGGTGCGGATCGTCGGCACCATGACCCTCGACCGGATGCCCGACAACTTCTTTGCCGAGACCGAGCAGGTCGCATTCCAGACCGGTAACATCGTGCCCGGCATCGACCACTCCAACGACCCGCTGCTGCAGGGGCGCAACTTCAGCTATCTCGACACCCAGCTGAAGCGCCTCGGTTCGCCCAACTTCAATCACATCCCGATCAACGCGCCGCGCTGCCCCTTCGCGCATTTCCAGCAGGACGGGCACATGGCCATGCACAACCCGCGCGGACGGGCCAACTACGAGCCCAACAGCCACGGGCTCGGCCCGCGCGAGAATCCCGAGCGCGGCTTCCGCTCCTACGAGGCCGAGGAGGGCGTTGCCAAGCGCCGGGTGCGCTCGGAGAGCTTTGCCGACCACTACAGCCAGGCGCGGCAGTTCTACCTCAGCCAGACCCCGGTGGAGCAGGACCACATCGCCGATGCGCTGGTCTTCGAGCTGTCGAAGGTGGAGACGGTGGCGATCCGCGAGCGGATGGTCTCGCACCTGCCCAACATCGACGCGGAGCTGGCGGCCAAGGTTGCCGACGGGTTGGGCATGGAGGTGCCGGACGCTGCCACGCCCGCGCGCCCGGTGGTCGAGACCGAACCCTCGCCTGCGCTCAGCATTCTTGCCAACCCGCCTGAAACCCTGAAGGGCCGGAAGCTGGGCCTTCTGCTCACCGACGGGATCGACGGGAAGAGCGTGGATGAGTTCAGGGCCGCGGCGCAGGAGGCGGGCGCCATGGTGGAGATCATCGCCGAGAAAGTCGGCGGGATCACCACCAACCGCGGCCGCACCATCGCCGCCGACCAGAAGCTCGATGGCGCGCCCTCTGTGCTCTACGATGCAGTAGCCGTGCTGGCGAGCGACGAGGGGGCGGAGAAACTGGCCGGGATGCACGCCGCACGCAGCTTTCTTGCCGACGCCCACGCGCATCTGAAGTTCATTGGCCTTTCCGGAGCGGCCCTGAAAGCCTTCTGGCCGAAGGCCGTGGTCGCTGAGCCCGACGACGGCGTCATTGCGCTGGATGAGGCCGATGGGGCAAGCAGCTTCATGGAAGCGTGCAAGGCCCTGCGCTTCTGGGACCGGCGCCCATGA
- a CDS encoding glycosyltransferase — MSRAITFVDPLAPRGYSGAPGQLEGLGGTEATLVRVCEGLSSRLQIMVRQRMRPDRADWWGGVGYAGLDLKRPFPEAPGTIVVVNSWKVALKLARLHSTSRVIVWQHVFPGRHNRALAPDLAAAGIEVLCVSRSHADWLRRFVGGGAAPAIGHVCNPIDDALAPDDTPRDPDLLLFASSPHKGLGQVLERFEMLQADWPRLRLAIADPGYLAWPVGRMPPRVLPLGRLRQPELIGWMRRAACLFYPQDHFAETFGLVIAEANAVGCPAVLQRGLGANDEVASTAAQCIDSSDPDALRQAMAGWRDAAKRTSEIRVRPEFRFSQVLARWVDLLVPGAATRPSITPVPSPERFTTWQKTSTPTTPAPAAKPTRSQVISATR, encoded by the coding sequence GTGAGCCGCGCCATCACATTCGTCGATCCGCTGGCTCCGAGAGGATACAGCGGCGCACCGGGCCAACTGGAGGGCTTGGGCGGCACCGAGGCGACGCTCGTGCGTGTTTGCGAGGGTCTGTCCTCGCGGCTCCAGATCATGGTTCGCCAAAGAATGCGGCCCGATCGTGCCGACTGGTGGGGCGGTGTCGGATATGCCGGGCTCGACCTGAAGAGGCCTTTTCCGGAAGCGCCCGGCACCATCGTCGTCGTGAACTCCTGGAAGGTCGCCCTCAAGCTGGCGAGGTTGCACTCGACGTCCCGTGTGATCGTCTGGCAGCATGTCTTTCCGGGGCGTCATAACCGCGCGCTCGCCCCCGACTTGGCTGCGGCCGGCATCGAGGTGCTCTGTGTTTCCCGCAGCCATGCCGACTGGCTGAGGCGTTTTGTCGGTGGAGGGGCGGCGCCGGCCATCGGCCATGTCTGCAACCCCATCGACGACGCGCTCGCGCCCGACGACACGCCCCGCGACCCGGATCTGCTGCTCTTCGCCAGCTCGCCGCATAAGGGTCTCGGGCAGGTGCTCGAGCGGTTCGAAATGTTGCAGGCGGATTGGCCGAGGCTGCGCCTCGCGATTGCCGATCCGGGATACCTTGCTTGGCCGGTCGGTCGGATGCCGCCCCGTGTGCTCCCGCTGGGGCGCTTGCGACAGCCGGAGCTGATCGGCTGGATGCGACGCGCAGCTTGCCTGTTCTACCCGCAGGACCACTTCGCCGAAACCTTCGGCCTCGTCATCGCCGAAGCCAATGCAGTCGGCTGCCCTGCCGTGCTGCAGCGCGGTCTCGGCGCAAACGACGAGGTGGCGAGTACTGCGGCGCAGTGCATCGACAGCTCCGACCCGGACGCGCTGCGCCAGGCAATGGCCGGATGGCGAGACGCCGCCAAGCGCACTTCGGAGATCCGGGTGCGCCCGGAGTTCCGCTTTTCGCAGGTGCTCGCCCGTTGGGTGGACCTGCTCGTACCAGGGGCCGCAACGCGCCCCTCCATTACCCCTGTTCCCAGCCCCGAAAGGTTCACGACATGGCAAAAGACCTCGACACCGACCACACCGGCTCCGGCGGCGAAACCCACCAGGTCGCAGGTGATCAGCGCGACACGATGA
- a CDS encoding glycosyltransferase family 2 protein produces the protein MLPSVTIVIPTFNRASILPQAIDAALGQSHPATTVMVVDDGSTDATGEVLRSYADHPRFVGVSLARNVGTAQAKNVGIALSTSDAVTFHDSDDIPHRDKVLRQARVIGNENIGAHPCLNWRLAGREPDTRIQIGGVFTHHELILPDGERVEIRRTLSLVDDFFPNLQMAAGVPGDWTHVNSGLFHRSVFDRLGGFSDCIEEDREFRNRLIMAGEVLWVIPELLLTKIETPDSLTQQGATDYDSPRRKADRLRVWDAVGRWFETREVEPCPIDLSQIRLSSCTNPGLCDPAVLGELRGGAIAERVA, from the coding sequence ATGTTGCCCAGCGTCACCATCGTCATTCCCACGTTCAATCGTGCCTCCATCCTGCCGCAGGCGATCGACGCCGCCCTGGGGCAGTCGCACCCCGCAACCACCGTGATGGTCGTCGATGACGGCTCAACAGATGCCACCGGCGAGGTGCTGCGCAGCTACGCCGACCACCCCCGCTTTGTCGGCGTGAGCCTTGCCCGCAACGTGGGGACGGCGCAGGCCAAGAACGTGGGCATCGCGCTGTCGACGAGCGATGCCGTGACCTTTCACGACTCCGACGACATCCCGCATCGCGACAAGGTGCTGCGGCAGGCGCGGGTGATCGGCAACGAGAACATCGGGGCCCATCCCTGCCTGAACTGGCGGCTTGCAGGCCGCGAGCCCGACACCCGCATCCAGATTGGCGGGGTCTTCACCCACCACGAGCTGATCCTGCCAGATGGCGAGCGGGTCGAGATCCGTCGCACGCTCTCGCTGGTCGATGACTTCTTTCCCAACCTGCAAATGGCTGCCGGGGTGCCTGGTGACTGGACCCATGTGAATTCCGGCCTCTTTCACCGCTCGGTCTTCGACCGGCTCGGCGGCTTTTCGGACTGCATCGAAGAGGACAGGGAGTTTCGCAACCGGCTCATCATGGCGGGCGAGGTGCTCTGGGTCATCCCGGAGCTGCTGCTGACCAAGATCGAAACGCCGGACAGCCTGACCCAGCAAGGGGCGACCGACTACGACAGCCCGCGGCGCAAGGCCGATCGGCTCCGGGTCTGGGATGCGGTAGGCCGGTGGTTCGAGACCCGCGAGGTCGAGCCGTGCCCGATCGACCTGTCGCAGATCCGGCTGAGCAGCTGCACCAACCCCGGGCTCTGCGACCCCGCCGTGCTGGGCGAGCTACGGGGCGGCGCGATCGCGGAGCGCGTGGCGTGA